GCCCGTACGTGGCTGGTTGTCGCCGCAATTGCGGGAGTTGTCGGCGCGGTGGGCTTTGTCAGCCACTCGTGGTGGTCGCAGGTGTGCCTCTTCGCGGGCGCGATCGTCGCGATGGTGCCGTTGGGCCTGACGGGACATTCTGCGGCGGGCGGTGACCATGACTTCGGGACGAACTCCTACCTCTGGCACCTCACCTTCCTGCTGGTGTGGGTGGGGGCACTGCTGGCACTGATCGCGCACGGCCGTCGGCTCGGGCCCGGCCTGGAGGCCGCCGTGCGTAGGTACTCCGCCGTTGCGCTGTTCGCCTTTGTGGCCATGCTCCTTTCCGGCGTGGTGAACGCCGCGATCCGCGTGCGCATCGGTGACCTTACGCAGTACAGCTACGGCTGGGTCCTGGTGGCAAAAACCGTCGGGTTGCTCGTGCTGGGCCTGATGGGCTACGCGCACCGCCAACGGACGATCCCCGTGCTGGCCACCGATACGCGCGCGTTCATGCGGCTGGCCAGCGCCGAGGTCTTCGTCATGGCGGTCGTGACGGGCCTGGCCGTCACGCTTGGGCGCACCCCGCCGCCTCCTCCCCGGTACTCGGATCTCTCGCGGATGGAGCTGCAGATGGGCTACACCCTCCACGAGCCACTGACGGCGTGGAACTGGATCACCCAGTGGCGCCCCGAGCTGCTGTATTCCGTCATCGCGCTCCTGCTGGCCGCCTATTATCTGTGGCTGGTCCGGCGCGTTGACGGGTGGCGCGCCTCGCGAACCGCCTGGTGGCTCGTCGGGTGCGCCGTGGTTGTGGTGACGCTGTCGTCCGGGATCGGCATGCATATGCCGGCGCAGTACTCCGCGCACATGGTGGTGCACATGACACTGTCGATGGGGGCGCCCGTCGCTCTCGTCCTCGGGGCCCCCCTGACGCTTATCACGAGGGCGTACCCAGCCGGCGAGTTCAACCCCCGGCTGTGGGTCGAATCCTTCGAGCGCTCCCGATTCCTGCGTGTGGTGACGTGGCCGCCGGTATCCCTGGCCCAGTTCGTGTTCTTTTTCTACCTGCTCTACGTCGACATCCCACTGTATAACCTGATGATTTCCGAGCATGCCGGGCACGTCATCATGAACGGCATTTTCCTCCTGTCGGGGTACTTCTACTTCTGGGAGCTCATCGGGCCCGACCACATCGAGCACCGGGCGGGTGTCAAGGTTCGCCTGGCGTGGTTGTGGGTGTCGATGCCCATCCACCTCTTCATGGGCGTCTACCTCATGCAGCTGGGCGTGGTCATGGGGGAGGAGTTCTACGATTCGCTCGCTCTGCCGTGGCACCCCGACCTCCTCGCCGATCAGAAGGTGGGCGGCGGCATCGCGTGGGCATCCGGGTCCTTCCCACTGGTCATCGTATTCGGCACGTTGTTCCGTCTGTGGCTCGCCGAGGACCGCGCTGAGACTCGCGAGTCCGATCGTCGCGCGGCGGAGAGCGACGACGAGGAGTGGCGCCAGTACAACGACATGCTCGCGCGCTACGCGCAGCACTAGGCTTTCGCTTTTCGACGCCCACCCGCTCTTACCTCTTCAACCCTCGTACGTCAAGGGTTTCGAGTGAAACAATTCTCGGAATGTGGATAGCGCGTGGGTTATCCACAGGGGCGAGGGGAGCCCCTTTCTTTGGCGCGCGGCCTCAGGCATGCTTGGCCCCACTGCCCGCCCGGGGCAGGACACGTACGCACCGAAAGAGGGGGGCTTTCAGCCATGACTCAACTACCCATAACCATCAGTGGCAACCTCATCGCCGACCCAGAGTTCCGTCAGTTCGAGTCGAGCGGAGCGCAACTGTGCAAGATGCGCGTCGCAACGTCGCGCCGGGTACGAACCGAGGACAAAGATGACAGCGGCCGCACGATTTGGAACGACACAGATCACCTGTACATCGACGTCGAATGCTGGGGCCAGCTCGC
The nucleotide sequence above comes from Corynebacterium capitovis DSM 44611. Encoded proteins:
- a CDS encoding bifunctional copper resistance protein CopD/cytochrome c oxidase assembly protein; amino-acid sequence: MTESAVRKRSARAAWPVYLAAAVIAALVAGTISEAFLTESLAALGIPDPGAVTTFGLPAVRGTIWVLLALAAGSFLFTAFLIDPRRGGTGDLNGVRLTVDGEVAARAGAWASIGVALLSVVMIPLVLSDVSGTPFSSVALQPSSWATALEQVADARTWLVVAAIAGVVGAVGFVSHSWWSQVCLFAGAIVAMVPLGLTGHSAAGGDHDFGTNSYLWHLTFLLVWVGALLALIAHGRRLGPGLEAAVRRYSAVALFAFVAMLLSGVVNAAIRVRIGDLTQYSYGWVLVAKTVGLLVLGLMGYAHRQRTIPVLATDTRAFMRLASAEVFVMAVVTGLAVTLGRTPPPPPRYSDLSRMELQMGYTLHEPLTAWNWITQWRPELLYSVIALLLAAYYLWLVRRVDGWRASRTAWWLVGCAVVVVTLSSGIGMHMPAQYSAHMVVHMTLSMGAPVALVLGAPLTLITRAYPAGEFNPRLWVESFERSRFLRVVTWPPVSLAQFVFFFYLLYVDIPLYNLMISEHAGHVIMNGIFLLSGYFYFWELIGPDHIEHRAGVKVRLAWLWVSMPIHLFMGVYLMQLGVVMGEEFYDSLALPWHPDLLADQKVGGGIAWASGSFPLVIVFGTLFRLWLAEDRAETRESDRRAAESDDEEWRQYNDMLARYAQH